In a genomic window of Thioalkalivibrio sp. XN279:
- a CDS encoding DUF6544 family protein, which yields MPALSLLLLLPLLAFLGWLARGRRLRGERNQRIHDVLLQTNVGDECFVAETLGTLPFPAEKYLRHAVPPGAPLARSADVRMRGTLRVGPDDWVPFEARERISAERGFLWEARVAVLGRLVVEGADWLLADEAGIDYALADWWPALRRRGPELARSATGRMMVELAWLPAALTPQRGARWSRGDTDRAVVTVPGSTTPMTVLVSDDGRLLEASVLRRRLAPDGRSALAPYGIVVEAEARFGDFTVPSELVAAWGIGTDDRYDFMRVFVEDIDWL from the coding sequence GTGCCGGCGCTGAGCCTGCTCCTGCTGCTGCCGCTGCTGGCCTTCCTCGGCTGGCTGGCGCGGGGGCGGCGCCTGCGCGGCGAGCGCAACCAGCGCATCCACGACGTGCTGCTGCAGACCAACGTCGGCGACGAGTGCTTCGTCGCCGAGACCCTGGGCACGCTGCCGTTCCCGGCCGAAAAGTACCTCCGCCATGCCGTCCCGCCCGGCGCGCCGCTGGCGCGCTCCGCCGACGTGCGCATGCGCGGCACGCTGCGGGTGGGTCCGGACGACTGGGTCCCCTTCGAGGCGCGCGAGCGCATCAGCGCCGAGCGCGGCTTCCTGTGGGAAGCGCGCGTGGCCGTGCTCGGGCGGCTGGTGGTGGAGGGGGCGGACTGGCTGCTGGCGGACGAGGCGGGCATCGACTATGCGCTGGCCGACTGGTGGCCGGCGTTACGGCGGCGCGGGCCCGAGCTGGCGCGCTCGGCGACGGGGCGGATGATGGTGGAGCTGGCCTGGCTCCCCGCGGCGCTGACGCCGCAGCGCGGCGCGCGCTGGAGCCGCGGCGACACCGACCGGGCGGTGGTCACCGTGCCCGGGAGCACCACGCCGATGACGGTGCTGGTGAGCGACGACGGCCGCCTGCTGGAGGCCAGCGTGCTGCGGCGACGCCTGGCGCCGGACGGGCGCAGCGCCCTGGCGCCCTACGGCATCGTGGTCGAGGCCGAGGCGCGCTTCGGCGATTTCACCGTGCCCAGCGAGCTGGTGGCGGCCTGGGGCATCGGTACCGACGACCGCTACGACTTCATGCGCGTGTTCGTCGAGGACATCGACTGGCTCTAG
- a CDS encoding FKBP-type peptidyl-prolyl cis-trans isomerase, producing the protein MRRFAMLTATFLAPALTGCAPGGEGPAEPPAEPPAELVIIEVAPGQGPEIAAGSTAVVHYTGWLFDPAAADRKGTKFDSSVDRGQPFRFPLGAGRVIRGWDDGVAGMQVGQKRTLIIPPELGYGSRGAGSVIPPNATLVFDVELLGIE; encoded by the coding sequence ATGCGCCGATTCGCCATGCTGACCGCCACCTTCCTTGCCCCCGCCCTGACGGGCTGTGCCCCGGGCGGCGAGGGCCCGGCCGAGCCGCCCGCGGAGCCGCCCGCCGAGCTCGTGATCATCGAGGTGGCCCCGGGCCAGGGCCCGGAAATCGCCGCCGGCAGCACCGCGGTGGTGCACTACACCGGCTGGCTGTTCGACCCCGCCGCCGCCGACCGCAAGGGCACCAAGTTCGACAGCTCGGTGGACCGCGGCCAGCCCTTCCGCTTCCCGCTCGGTGCCGGGCGCGTGATCCGCGGCTGGGACGATGGCGTGGCCGGGATGCAGGTGGGCCAGAAGCGCACGCTCATCATCCCGCCCGAGCTCGGCTACGGCAGCCGCGGCGCCGGCAGCGTGATCCCGCCGAACGCGACGCTGGTGTTCGACGTCGAGCTGCTGGGTATCGAGTGA
- a CDS encoding amidohydrolase family protein, with product MRSVAALAAAVILLSSGAADAATLIHAGRLIDGRADTPTGPATIVVEGERIVALEAGHRAPGPGDRLIDLSGATVLPGLMDMHTHVSSENSRTSYLNRFTQDAPEVTLQSTVYARRTLEAGFTTIRDLGDSYNVSIALRDAIAAGKVVGPRIFTSGKSIATTGGHADPTNGWAEHIAGDPGPQDGVINGVADARKAVRQRYKDGADLVKVTATGGVMSLAKNGLNPQFKEDELKAIVDTARDYGFHVAAHAHGAEGMKRAIEAGVYSIEHGTYMDDEVIRLMKKHGTWYVPTIHAGKFVAEKAEEPGYLPDIVRPKAAAIGPQIQDTFAKAYREGVNIVFGTDCGVGPHGSNAREFQFMVEAGMPPMDAIRSATSVAAAFLGVNHDLGTIEAGKLADIIAVDGDPLEDISAMSRVRFVMKEGVVYRDDAWSPGGS from the coding sequence ATGCGCAGTGTCGCGGCGCTCGCCGCGGCCGTCATCCTCCTGTCGTCCGGCGCGGCTGACGCGGCCACGCTGATCCACGCGGGGCGGCTCATCGACGGCCGCGCCGACACCCCGACCGGGCCGGCCACCATCGTGGTGGAGGGCGAGCGCATCGTGGCGCTGGAGGCCGGCCATCGCGCGCCGGGGCCCGGCGACCGGCTCATCGACCTGTCGGGCGCCACCGTGCTGCCGGGGCTGATGGACATGCACACCCATGTGTCCAGCGAGAACAGCCGCACGTCTTACCTCAACCGCTTCACCCAGGATGCCCCCGAGGTGACGCTGCAGTCGACGGTGTACGCGCGCCGCACGCTGGAGGCCGGCTTCACCACCATCCGCGACCTCGGCGACAGCTACAACGTCTCCATCGCCCTGCGCGACGCCATTGCCGCCGGCAAGGTGGTCGGCCCGCGCATCTTCACCTCGGGCAAGTCCATCGCCACCACCGGCGGGCACGCCGACCCGACCAACGGCTGGGCCGAGCACATCGCCGGCGATCCGGGCCCGCAGGACGGGGTGATCAACGGCGTGGCCGACGCGCGCAAGGCCGTGCGCCAGCGCTACAAGGACGGCGCCGACCTGGTCAAGGTCACCGCCACCGGCGGCGTCATGAGCCTGGCCAAGAACGGCCTCAATCCCCAGTTCAAGGAGGACGAGCTCAAGGCCATCGTCGACACTGCGCGCGACTACGGCTTCCACGTCGCGGCGCACGCGCACGGCGCCGAGGGCATGAAGCGCGCCATCGAGGCCGGCGTGTACTCGATCGAGCACGGCACCTACATGGACGACGAGGTGATCCGGCTGATGAAGAAGCACGGCACCTGGTACGTGCCGACCATCCATGCCGGCAAGTTCGTGGCCGAGAAGGCCGAGGAGCCGGGGTACCTGCCCGACATCGTGCGGCCCAAGGCGGCCGCCATCGGGCCGCAGATCCAGGACACTTTCGCCAAAGCCTACCGCGAGGGCGTGAACATCGTTTTCGGCACTGACTGCGGCGTCGGCCCGCACGGCAGCAACGCGCGCGAGTTTCAGTTCATGGTCGAGGCCGGCATGCCGCCCATGGACGCGATCCGCTCCGCGACCTCGGTCGCGGCGGCCTTCCTCGGCGTCAACCATGACCTGGGCACGATCGAGGCCGGCAAGCTGGCCGACATCATCGCCGTGGACGGCGATCCGCTGGAAGACATCAGTGCCATGAGCCGGGTGCGTTTCGTGATGAAGGAAGGCGTGGTGTATCGCGACGACGCCTGGAGCCCGGGCGGCTCATGA